The Deltaproteobacteria bacterium genome segment TGGGGTTCCGCGCCGCCATCAGGTTCAGCGCCTGCACGACGTCGGGGCAATTCTGACACGACTGCGAGAAGTAGGTCTCGAAGTGGAACGGACCCGTGAGGGCGTCCACCTGCGCCAGCGCGTCGCCGCCCACCTTCGGCGGGTGGCCGCCGACGTGGAGCAGCGCCAGCACGAGCGAGGTGAACTCGTGCCCGAGCGGGAGGCCGGCGAAGCGCACGCGCGGGGCCTCGCCGGGCAGGTGGATCGCGAACGACGGCCGGCGGACGCCGGTTGCGCCGCCCGCGCGCGCGTCCTCGACCACCCGCACCATGCTCGACGCCTCGGCGAGATCGGCGAGCAGCCGCCGCATCTCCGCCGAGTCGGCGCCGTCGTCGAGCGCCGCGGCGACCTCGATCGGCCGCCGCAGGTGCTCGAGGTACTGTCCGAGCTGCGCTTTCAACGCATCGTCGAGCATGGTGCCGGGTCTCCTTCAGATCTTGCCGACGAGGTCGAGCGACGGCTTCAGCGTCTTCGACCCCTCTTGCCACTTCGCGGGGCACACTTCGCCCGGATGCGAGGCGACGTACTGGGCCGCCTTCACCTTCCGCAGCAGCTCCTTGGCGTCGCGGCCGATGCCGTTGTCGTGGACCTCGTAGAGCTTGATCTTGCCGTCGGGGGCGACGACGAAGCTGCCGCGGAGCGCGAGGCCCTCGTCCTCGATCAAGACCTCGAAGTTGCGGGCGAGCGTGGCGGTCGGGTCGCCGACCAGCGGATAGCGGACCTTCTTGATGGCCGGTGACGTGTCGTGCCAGGCCTTGTGCGCGAAGTGGGTGTCGGTCGACACGCCGTAGACCTCGACGCCGAGCTTCTTGAACTCGTCGTAGTTGTCGGCCAGGTCCTCGAGCTCGGTCGGGCAGACGAAGGTGAAATCGGCGGGATAGAAGACGAAAACGCTCCATTTTCCGCGGATCGACTCGTCGGATACCGGGACGAACTTCCCGTCGTGGAACGCGGTGGCCTTGAACGGCTTGATGGTCGTGTTGATCAGCGACATCTCGATTCCTCCTCCAGGTTGATGGTTCGCGCCGGTTCTCCCGGCGCCGTTCCTATGTGCCCCCGGAGCGCCCGACAGTCCAATCGAACGTTTTGAACTTCCGATCATCACTGGTTATCAATCGGGGATGATCGACCTCGGACAGATCACCCTCACCCAGATGCGGTACGCCGTCGCGGTCGAGACGACCCGGAATTTCCGGGAAGCCGCGGCGCGCTGCCACGTGTCCCAGTCCGGCCTCAGCATGCAGCTCCGCAAGCTCGAGGAGCTGCTCGGCATCGTGCTGTTCGACCGCGCCAAGAAGCCGCTGCTCGTGACCACCGACGGGGCCGCGGCGCTCGCCCAGATGCGGGCGGTCCTACGCGAAACCGAGCGGCTCGGCCAGGTCGTAGCCGAGGGCGAGGAGCCCGCGGGGCCCTTCCGCCTGGGCGTCATCCCGACGCTCTCGCCGACGGTCCTCCCGTTGTTTCTCGGCCGCTTCGCCGCCGCGCACCCTCGCGTCGAGCTCGTCGTCGAGGAGCTCAAGACCGAGGAGATCATCGCGCGCCTGCGCGCCGACACCCTCGACGCCGGCCTGGTGGCGACGCCGCTCCGGGTCGCGGGGCTCCGTGAGGAAGCCCTCGGCCACGAGCGCATGCTCGCCTATCTGCCGCCGGGCGACCCGCTGCTCCGCAAGACGGCGGTCACCCAGGCGGCGCTCAGCGAGCGCGAGCTCTGGATCATGCCGGAAGGCCACTGCTTCCGGAGCCAGGTGCTGTCCTACTGCGGCACCGAGCCGCGCCCCCGCCCCTCGCGCATCCAGTTCGAGAGCGGCAGCTTCCAGACGCTGGTGCGGCTCGTCGACGAGGGGCTCGGCGCCACGGTGCTGCCGGAGCTGGTCGTCGACGGGCTCCCGGCCGCACGCCGCCGCCGGCAGGTGCGCGCGCTGGTCGCCCCGACGCCGGTCCGGGAGATCGGGCTCGTCACCGCACGGAGCCACCTGCGCCGGCGCGTCACCGACGCGCTCGTGGCGGCGATCCGCCGCGGGCTCGAGCAAGCGCTCCCGCCGGCGGCGCGGAGCGCGGTCGTGCTGGATCCGCTGGAGTGACGCGCGCCCAGGATCACGCGCGCGGCCGGAGGGGGCGGGCGAAGAAGCGCTCGATCTTCGCCCGGTCGGCGTGCACGTCGCTCCGCCCGAGCTCGATCAACCGGTCGCAGAACGTGGTGTCGAAGAGGAGGTAGCTCGCGAGGTTTCGCGTCGCCTCGTCGCTCCCGAGACCGCGCAACAGGTAGCGCACGACGGCCGGAATGCGATCGGCGAGCTCGCCCGCGATCGCCCCGATGGACTCCGACGGCTTGATCGACAGCACCTCGATCTCGCGAAAGTCCCCGGGGGCGGCCTGCTCACCGCCTCGGCGGATGATGCTCGAGTTCACACGCTCGCTGTGCTCGATGTCCGAATCGATGGCGTCGAGGAGAACCGCGTCGAGGAGGACGCCCGCGATCTGCGCGATCGTCGGCGGCGGACGCCGCTGCCCGTCGTCGACGGACGGCACGGACCCGCCGCGGACGCCGATCGCGACGATGCGGTCGGCACCGAGCTGGATCGCGGGCGCGAGCGGGGCGATGTTGCGGATGCAGCCGTCGGCGAAATGGCGGCTGCCGAGCTCGACGGAGGGAAAGAAGACCGGAATCGCGCTCGACGCCATGAAGTGGTCGACGCCGAGCACGGCGCGCTCGATGCTCCAGTGCGTGCGGGTCCAGAGCTTGAGGTCCGGCGCGCCCTCGAGGAAGAGCACGCCGCTCCCGCTGTAGAGGTCCGTCGCCGCAATGGCCACGCCGCGGAGCGTGCCGTCCGCGACGTTCTCCGCGATGCGACCGCCCTGGAATTCGCGGCCGATCAGCTGCCGGAGCGGCGCCGTGTCGAGGAGCGCCTTGCCGGTCACGTGGCCGACCATGCCGCCGAACGTGAGGTCGCGCACCCAGCGCAGACCGATCGAGCCGAGCGACACCACGTCCGTGCGGAACACATGGTCGGCGCTGAGCCCGCGCCACACCGAGACCAAACGCTCGACGCCCGCGGCGCAGCGGTCCGCGGTGGCGGCGAGGAGCCCGGCGTTGATCGCCCCCGCGCTCGAACCGACGAGGAGGCCGATGTTCGAGCGCTCGGGCGCGAGGCATCCGATCTCGAGCAGCCCGAGTAGCGCGCCCGCCTGATATGCCCCGCGGGCGCCGCCGCCCGAGAGCACGAGCGCCGTCCGGGCGGCGGTGTCGGCGTCCGTGTCCAGCATGCCCGGTCATCGACCACGGAGCGACGGCGATGGTCAAGCCCGCTTCGCCTCTCGTTCCGGTGTCCGCTGTCGCCGCATCCTTGAGGCGGGCGGTGAAAGTCGGCATAGCAGCTCTCGGCGATGGGCGCGGGGATCCAGACGAAGATCTTCGAGGACGGAGACGCGCTGGCGCGCGCGGTCGCACGGGACCTGAGCACGCTCGCCGCGGCGGCGGCCTCCGCGCCGTTCACGATCGCCCTCTCGGGCGGCTCGACGCCGAAGCGGCTCTACGAGCTCCTCGCGGCGCCGCCTTGCCGCGAGCGCGTGCCGTGGACGAAGGTCGAGCTCTTCTTCGGCGACGAGCGCAGCGTGCCGCCCGAGCATCCGGACTCGAACTACGGCATGGCGAAGCGCGCGCTCCTCGACCACGTACCGGTGACGGCGCACCGCATGCGCGCCGAGCACGGCGACGCCGAGGGCTACGCGCGCCTCCTCGGCGAGCGCATCGCGCGGCGCCGAAACGGCGTGCCGGTCCTCGACGTCGTGCTGCTCGGCATGGGCGAGGACGGCCACACCGCGTCGCTCTTCCCCGGTACCGCGGCCCTCGGCGAGCGCGCGCGCTGGGTCGTCATGAACGACGTCCCGCAGCTCCACACGCGCCGCATGACGCTCACCTATCCCGTGCTGAACGCGGCCGAGCGCGTCTGGGTGCTCTCGGCCGGCGCCGGCAAGCGCACCATGGTCGCCGAGTGCCTCGCGGCGGCGGCGCGCGGCGACGATCCGCCGCCGCGGCCGATCGTCGGGATCCGGCCGACCGACGGCGAGCTCATCTGGTTCCTCGACAAGGCGGCCGCAGGGCCGACGGCCTGACGGCCGAGAGAGGCAGTCGCACATGCAGCAGATCGGACTCATCGGGCTCGCGGTCATGGGCGAGAACTTGGCCCTCAACATCGAGCGCAACGGCTTCCCCATCGCGGTCTACAACCGGAGCTTCGAGAAGACCGACGCCCTCCTGAAGGGCCGCGCCCAGGGCCGGAACTTCGTCGGCGCGAAGACGCCGGCGGAGCTCGTCGCCGCGCTCGCGCGGCCGCGCCGCATCATCACGATGGTGAAGGCCGGCGGCCCGGTCGACGCGGTGCTCGACGAGCTCCGGCCGCTCCTCGAGCCCGGTGACATCCTCGTCGACGGCGGCAACTCGCACTTCACCGACACCGATCGCCGCGTCGCCGCTCTCGAGCCGACCGGCATCAAGTTCTTCGGCATGGGGGTGAGCGGCGGCGAGGAAGGCGCCCTCTGGGGTCCGAGCATCATGCCGGGCGGCGACGAGGCGACCTATCGCCACCTCGAGCCGATCCTCACGAGGATCGCCGCCAAGGCGGACTCCGGACCGTGCGTCACGTACGTCGGCCGCAAGAGCGCCGGCCACTTCGTGAAGATGGTGCACAACGGCATCGAGTACGGCGACATGCAGCTGATCGCCGAGTCGTACGACCTGCTGCGCTACGGCCTCGGGCTCGGCTCGGCGGACATCGCCGACGTCTTCGCCGAATGGAACGCGGGCGACCTGCAGTCGTTCCTGATCGAGATCACGGCGAAGATCGTGAACTTCAAGGACGACCGGGGCGGCCGGAAGCCCTTGATCGACGCGATCGTCGATACCGCCGGCCAGAAGGGCACCGGCAAGTGGACGACCCAGGCCGCGCTCGACCTCGGCGTCGCGATCCCGACCATCACCGCCGCCGTCGACGCGCGCATCATGTCGTCGCAGCGCGCGACGCGGCTCCTCGCGGCGAAGGTCTACCCGCCGGCGCCGAAGCCCCTCAAGACCGGCAAGAAGGCCGCGGTCGCCGACATCCGGGCGGCGCTCTACGCGTCGAAGATCTGCTCGTACGCGCAGGGCTTCGCGCTGCTCGCCGAGGCGTCGAGGTCGTTCGACTACGGCGTGAAGCTCGGCGAGATGGCGCGCATCTGGAAGGGCGGCTGCATCATCCGCGCCGTCTTCCTCGACCGCATCCGCCAGGCATTCGAGCGTGACCCGCGCCTCGCGAACCTGCTCCTCGACAAGGACTTCGCGAAGGCCGTGAAATCGCGCGTCGGGGCGTGGCGGAGCACCGTCCGACTCGGCGTGAAGCTCGGCATCGCGCTCCCCGCCATGTCGGCGTCGCTCGCCTACTTCGACGGCTTCCGGCGCGCGCGCACGCCCGCGAACGTGATCCAGGGTCAGCGCGACTTCTTCGGCGCCCACACCTACGAGCGCCTCGATCGCGAGGGCATCTTCCACACGGAATGGTCGGGCGGCCATGGCGGCGCACGTTCTCGCGGGTGACATCGGCGGCACGAACTCGCGCCTCGCGCTCTACGAGACCGGCGCGGGCGGGCCGACGCTCGTCCGCGGCGCCACGTTCCCGAGCCGCGAGCATGCCGGTCTCGAGGACGTCATCGCCCGTTTCCTCGACGACGGCGCGGCGGCGGTGCCGATCACGGCGGCCGCCTTCGGCATCGCGGGACCGGTGGTCGACGACGCCGTCGCCGCCACCAACCTCCCCTGGCACATCCGGGGCACGTCGCTCCGGACCCGTCTCGGCACGCCGCACGTCCGGCTCTTGAACGATCTCGAAGCGACGGCCCACGGCGCGCTCGCGCTGCCGCCGGAGAAGCTCCTCGCGCTGAACGCCGGGGTCATGCGCCCGGGCAACCGGGCCGTGATCGCCGCCGGCACCGGGCTCGGCCAGGCCCTCCTCTTCTGGGACGGCGCGCGTCACGTGCCCGTCGCGACCGAAGGCGGACACGCCGACTTCGCGCCCCGCGACGAGGTGGAGCACGACCTGTTACGGTGGCTCGAGCGCAAGTACGACGGTCACGTCTCCTACGAACGCGCCGTCTCGGGCCACGGGCTCGTCAACATCTTCGGCTTCCTCGACGAGCACTGCCGCATGCCGGTCGCCCCCGAGACGCGACGCCGCCTCGAGCGCGAGGACCCGGCGGCGGTGATCGGCGAGCTCGGTGTCGCGGGCACGTGCGGCACGGCGGTCACGGCGGTCGAACGCTTCGTCTCGATCTACGGCGCGCAGGCCGGGAACCTGGCGCTCACCGTCATGGCGACGAGCGGCGTCTACGTCGGCGGCGGCATCGTCAACAAGCTGCTCGCGGCGATGACGGGCGGCTCCTTCGTGCGCGCGTTCGTCGCCAAGGGCCGGTACGAGCGGCTCATGCGCGAGATCCCGGTGTGGATCATCCGCGACCCGGACGCGGGGCTGTACGGCGCGGCGCACGTCGCGGCCGCGCTGGCGGCGGGCTGACCCGGGCCGCGCGGGCGGACGGCGGTCCGGCGCGGCGGCCGTCAGAAGCGGAAGATCGCCTGCATCTTGAGGAGCAGACGGCGCGCCCGGCTCTCGCTGCTCTCGGTGGCGACGCTCTGCCCGCGCCGCTCGCGCAGCTCGCTCTGCCGGGTGGCCAGGACCCGGCTCACCGCGGCCGCCACGCTCGGCCGGGTCTTGAAGAGGGCCTCGAACCCCGCGCGCTCGACGATCAGGAGGACGGCGTCGCGCTTGGCGCGGACCGTCGCCGCCCGCGCCTCCCCCGTGAGGAGCGCCATCTCGCCGAAGAACGCCGGCGCCCGGAGCTCGGCGACGTGGGTCTCCCGGCCGCTGGCGCCCTGCACCACGACCTCCACCACGCCCCGCTGCAGTACGAAAAAGGCGTCGCCGGGGTCGCCCTCGCGACAGATGATCTCGTCCCGTCCGAACACGGCCTCCCGGACGTCCGGACGCAGCATCCCGAGCTCCGCGTCGTCGAGCTCGGCCAGGAAGTCGACTTGCCGGAGGGCGGCGAGGCCCTGCGCCTGGACGCGCTCGTCCTGGCTCCGCCGCGCCGGCGCCTCACGCAGGTAGACGTTCCCGGTCGGGAACGGGATCTCCATGTCGTGGCGTTGAAACGCGTACCAGAGCTTGCTCATGATGGCGTCGCGGACCACGGGCAGACGCGCGTAA includes the following:
- the ahpC gene encoding peroxiredoxin — protein: MSLINTTIKPFKATAFHDGKFVPVSDESIRGKWSVFVFYPADFTFVCPTELEDLADNYDEFKKLGVEVYGVSTDTHFAHKAWHDTSPAIKKVRYPLVGDPTATLARNFEVLIEDEGLALRGSFVVAPDGKIKLYEVHDNGIGRDAKELLRKVKAAQYVASHPGEVCPAKWQEGSKTLKPSLDLVGKI
- a CDS encoding hydrogen peroxide-inducible genes activator, which translates into the protein MIDLGQITLTQMRYAVAVETTRNFREAAARCHVSQSGLSMQLRKLEELLGIVLFDRAKKPLLVTTDGAAALAQMRAVLRETERLGQVVAEGEEPAGPFRLGVIPTLSPTVLPLFLGRFAAAHPRVELVVEELKTEEIIARLRADTLDAGLVATPLRVAGLREEALGHERMLAYLPPGDPLLRKTAVTQAALSERELWIMPEGHCFRSQVLSYCGTEPRPRPSRIQFESGSFQTLVRLVDEGLGATVLPELVVDGLPAARRRRQVRALVAPTPVREIGLVTARSHLRRRVTDALVAAIRRGLEQALPPAARSAVVLDPLE
- a CDS encoding patatin-like phospholipase family protein, whose translation is MLDTDADTAARTALVLSGGGARGAYQAGALLGLLEIGCLAPERSNIGLLVGSSAGAINAGLLAATADRCAAGVERLVSVWRGLSADHVFRTDVVSLGSIGLRWVRDLTFGGMVGHVTGKALLDTAPLRQLIGREFQGGRIAENVADGTLRGVAIAATDLYSGSGVLFLEGAPDLKLWTRTHWSIERAVLGVDHFMASSAIPVFFPSVELGSRHFADGCIRNIAPLAPAIQLGADRIVAIGVRGGSVPSVDDGQRRPPPTIAQIAGVLLDAVLLDAIDSDIEHSERVNSSIIRRGGEQAAPGDFREIEVLSIKPSESIGAIAGELADRIPAVVRYLLRGLGSDEATRNLASYLLFDTTFCDRLIELGRSDVHADRAKIERFFARPLRPRA
- the pgl gene encoding 6-phosphogluconolactonase; the protein is MGAGIQTKIFEDGDALARAVARDLSTLAAAAASAPFTIALSGGSTPKRLYELLAAPPCRERVPWTKVELFFGDERSVPPEHPDSNYGMAKRALLDHVPVTAHRMRAEHGDAEGYARLLGERIARRRNGVPVLDVVLLGMGEDGHTASLFPGTAALGERARWVVMNDVPQLHTRRMTLTYPVLNAAERVWVLSAGAGKRTMVAECLAAAARGDDPPPRPIVGIRPTDGELIWFLDKAAAGPTA
- the gndA gene encoding NADP-dependent phosphogluconate dehydrogenase, whose product is MQQIGLIGLAVMGENLALNIERNGFPIAVYNRSFEKTDALLKGRAQGRNFVGAKTPAELVAALARPRRIITMVKAGGPVDAVLDELRPLLEPGDILVDGGNSHFTDTDRRVAALEPTGIKFFGMGVSGGEEGALWGPSIMPGGDEATYRHLEPILTRIAAKADSGPCVTYVGRKSAGHFVKMVHNGIEYGDMQLIAESYDLLRYGLGLGSADIADVFAEWNAGDLQSFLIEITAKIVNFKDDRGGRKPLIDAIVDTAGQKGTGKWTTQAALDLGVAIPTITAAVDARIMSSQRATRLLAAKVYPPAPKPLKTGKKAAVADIRAALYASKICSYAQGFALLAEASRSFDYGVKLGEMARIWKGGCIIRAVFLDRIRQAFERDPRLANLLLDKDFAKAVKSRVGAWRSTVRLGVKLGIALPAMSASLAYFDGFRRARTPANVIQGQRDFFGAHTYERLDREGIFHTEWSGGHGGARSRG
- the glk gene encoding glucokinase — protein: MAAHVLAGDIGGTNSRLALYETGAGGPTLVRGATFPSREHAGLEDVIARFLDDGAAAVPITAAAFGIAGPVVDDAVAATNLPWHIRGTSLRTRLGTPHVRLLNDLEATAHGALALPPEKLLALNAGVMRPGNRAVIAAGTGLGQALLFWDGARHVPVATEGGHADFAPRDEVEHDLLRWLERKYDGHVSYERAVSGHGLVNIFGFLDEHCRMPVAPETRRRLEREDPAAVIGELGVAGTCGTAVTAVERFVSIYGAQAGNLALTVMATSGVYVGGGIVNKLLAAMTGGSFVRAFVAKGRYERLMREIPVWIIRDPDAGLYGAAHVAAALAAG